A single genomic interval of Oryctolagus cuniculus chromosome 19, mOryCun1.1, whole genome shotgun sequence harbors:
- the HAPSTR1 gene encoding HUWE1-associated protein modifying stress responses 1 isoform X2 — MEERKEEGEAEIQEHGPEHWFSKWERQCLAEAEQDEQLSPELQEEAAAAAQPEHKQQKLWHLFQNSATAVAQLYKDRVCQQPGLSLWVPFQNAATAVTNLYKESVDTHQRSFDIGIQIGYQRRNKDVLAWVKKRRRTIRREDLISFLCGKVPPPRNSRAPPRLTVVSPNRATSTETSSSVETDLQPFREAIALHEQSCWRAFG, encoded by the exons ATGGAGGAGCGGAAGGAGGAGGGCGAGGCCGAGATCCAGGAGCACGGGCCGGAGCACTGGTTCTCCAAGTGGGAGCGGCAGTGCCTGGCCGAGGCCGAGCAGGACGAGCAGCTGTCGCccgagctgcaggaggaggcggcggccgccGCGCAGCCCGAGCACAAGCAGCAGAAGCTGTGGCACCTCTTCCAGAACTCGGCCACCGCCGTGGCCCAGCTCTACAAAG ACCGAGTGtgtcagcagccaggactttctCTCTGGGTCCCCTTCCAAAACGCAGCCACCGCGGTGACCAACCTCTACAAAG AAAGCGTGGATACCCATCAGCGAAGTTTTGATATTGGAATTCAGATTGGCTATCAGCGACGCAATAAGGATGTGTTGGCTTGGGTTAAAAAACGCAGAAGAACTATTCGTAGAGAAGATTTGATCAGCTTCCTGTGTGGAAAGGTTCCTCCACCACGAAACTCTAGAGCTCCCCCAAGACTGACTGTAGTGTCCCCTAACCGAGCTACTTCAACGGAAACTAGCTCATCTGTAGAGACTGATTTGCAACCCTTCCGGGAAGCCATAGCTCTGCATG